The Petrotoga miotherma DSM 10691 DNA window AAAAAATCAAAGGCGACCAATTTAACGTACAAGTTAGTAAAAAAGCTATGAAAAAGGGATATCTTAAGATTGAAGAATCTATGAGCCGCCACAAAATTAACAAAAGTGGTTAGAATCTGACTAGATATCTTTCCTATAATATTTTGATTCAAAATGGATTTTTTCTGCTTCATCGTAAACAATATTTCGTACCTCTTCTAAAGTATCTGCCTTATTTACTATCGATAATACCCTACCACCATCGGTAAGTAAATTCTCACCATCTTTTTTAACGCCAGAATAAAAGATTTTTGAAGTTATTCCTGGTTTTATTGTGATCCTTTCACCTTTTGTATAGGAAAAAGGGTAGCCTTTGCTACTAAGTACGAGGCAAAAAGACAATCCATCATAAAACTCAATATTGGTAGTGTTAACTCTCTCTTTTTTTATGTCGTTTATAACATCAATAAAATCGGATTTTAATAAATAGAGCATTGATTGGGCTTCAGGGTCTCCTAACCTCACATTGTATTCCAATACATGTGGATCACCATTCTCAATAATTAAACCTATGTACAAGAATCCCTTATATAATAAACCCTCTTCTTCTAAACCTTTGATAGTTGGGTTTATGATTTTTTGAAATATTACCTTTGTTAATTTTTCATCAAGGTCAGGATGTGGTGTAATTGCTCCCATGCCTCCAGTATTTGGGCCTTGATCATTTTCCAACAGTTTCTTATGATCCTTCGAAACGTTGAAAAATTTGTAGTTTTGACCATCCAAAAGCAAGAAAACAGAAGCTTCAAAACCCTTTAAGAATTGCTCAACAACAATTTTTTTACCGGATTCTCCAAATTTTTGTTCTTTCATAAGTTCATTAAGAGCTTGGCTAGAATCTTCATAAGAATTACATATAAAAACACCTTTACCGGCCGCTAAACCATCGGCTTTTATCACCAATGGATACGAAGCCTTCTTAGAATATTCAAGGGCATCTTTCAACTCAACAAATGTGTTAAAAGATGCTGTTTGAACGTTATGCCTTTTCATGAAACTCTTTGCGAATATCTTACTACTTTCTAATTGTGCGGCTTTTTGGTTGGGACCGATTATTTTTAAATTTGATTCCTCAAACTTATCTACTATTCCTTTTGCTAAGTACTCTTCTGAACCAACTATAGTAATATCTACATTATTATTCTTAACAAAATTCATAATTTCTTCTATAGATTCTATTTTCAAACATTCACATTTATTTTCAATTGCTATACCATCATTACCAGGGGCTATAAATACCTTTTTTACATCTTCACTCTGAGATAACTTCCAAGCGATCGCGTGTTCTCTACCACCTTTGCCTACTACAAGAACTTTCATTTTATTGTTTTCCTCCCGTTAGCAAAAAATACTCTTTTTTATAAACTTTAAAATTTTATATATAGCGCCCCTTCGCCCGCTGCCCACCCTCGTCTTATTTCTAAAATGTCTAGCAAAAGAAAGCTCCACTACACCATCAAATTGCCTTTACCTTGATTTTTCGATAGATACATTTTTCTGTCTGCAATTTCAACGATCTCTTTATAACTATTAATCACTTCATTACAAGTACTTAATCCTGCACTAAAACTGATCTTTGGTTGAAAATTTCTTATTGCCTCATAGAGCCTTTCTATAATATTTTTCCCAACGTCTTTTGAAATATCAGTAAATAAAATTACAAACTCATCTCCCCCATATCTATAAACCCTGTCTTTATTTCTGACAGTATTCAATATTAATTGAGAAAATTCTTTAAGTACTTCATCACCAAATTTATGACCATATTTGTCGTTTATATCCTTAAAATCGTCCAAATCTATAAATACAGCACAGATCTTCTCTTTATTTTTTTCAAAATTTTCCAAATCATAAAATAATTTAGAATGGTTAAAAAGTCCCGTTAAACTATCTCTCTCGGCTTGATCTCTAATCTCCATGAATTTTTGTGAATGCTCCAACGCCAGTGAGACTAACTGAGCGAAAACCGATAAAATGTTCAATTCCTCTTTAGACGGCCTTAAATTATTTTCTGGAGAATCCAAAGATATATACCCTATAATGTTGTTTCTTTCATCTCGCAAAGCCAATAAAAATAAATCATTCGGATCCCACAAATTTTGATTATCTTCTAAATAATCTATACTCAATTCATCTCTAGGTTGATAGGTATAAGTTTCGCTTATTTTATTAGCGTGAGGAATAAAGTAGGTATCTTTATAACTATACCTTTCATCCATGAATTTAAGAACTTCAGATATAGGAACCTCTTGACTTCTGATCTTTTCATACATTTCTTCTTTAAGGCCACGATGTGTTATCCTTTCAACTTTATTACTCTGATAGTTAAACAAACTGATAAGAACATAGGCATAACCCATATTTTTCTGCATTATTTCTGCTATTTGATCGAGGATTTTCTCTGAGGATACCTTCAAGGAAAGTTGCCTGATGACATTACTCAAATTAACAATCACATCGTTCAATTTTCGTATTCTTTGGGTTCTCAAAATTTCGTCGTTTTTATCGCTTCTTGTTTTAATTATCAGATAAAAAAGCAATAGTATGAGCAAATTCACAGAAATTATCAAGTACTTAAAAGGAGAAAACTCAAACTGTAAATACAAATAAGAAAAAGGTAAAAGACTCAAAAAATAAAGATATTCATAAATAAACACTGAAAAGTTAAAATTCTTTCTACCTTCAACTATAATGGTGTTAATAATTTTCGAAATAGTCAAAAATAAAAATATAGAAAAAATGGGACTGAATCTATAAGAAATTAAAGCAGATAACGAATAGCTTGTAGAGAACACAAGAGCCCTGTATAACTTCCTACTAATTTCTGGATGTTTTGTCTTACTGAAAAGAATGATTAAAGAGGAAATTAAAATATATTGAGGGCCTAACAAAAAAGCATATACAAAACCTACGGTGTTAGAGACCAACCTATTGCTGTAATTCCAATAAACTCTTATATTATCAGAAATGGCGGTGAATGCTATAACCATCAAAGCATCTATAAGAGCAATATTTTCAAAATCTGCTCGTAAAAAATAAAAAGAAAAGATTGTAATTACTAGTAAAATAAGAGATTTGATTTTTACATTCATATTAATCACCCATTAATAGTATACCAAAAAATGGGCTCTTTGTACACTAAAAATTTAATCAAATTATATATGTTTGAAATGCCTCATCTCAGTAAATACCATAGCTATTCCATATTTGTTACACGCCTGAATAGACTCATCATCCCTGATCGACCCTCCAGGTTGAATTATCGCTTTTATTCCGTATTCTGCTGCCTTTTCTACCACATCACTAAAAGGGAAAAAAGCATCTGAAGCTAAAACGTCCCCTCCTTTATCTTTACTTCTTTCTAAAGCTTGCGTAGCAGCCCATATCCTGTTAGGCTGACCAGGCCCTATGCCTGTGATAGCCCTATTTTTTGATACAACTATTGCATTTGATTTAACGTGTTTTACTGCCTTCCATGCAAACACAAGTTCTTCTT harbors:
- the purD gene encoding phosphoribosylamine--glycine ligase, which gives rise to MKVLVVGKGGREHAIAWKLSQSEDVKKVFIAPGNDGIAIENKCECLKIESIEEIMNFVKNNNVDITIVGSEEYLAKGIVDKFEESNLKIIGPNQKAAQLESSKIFAKSFMKRHNVQTASFNTFVELKDALEYSKKASYPLVIKADGLAAGKGVFICNSYEDSSQALNELMKEQKFGESGKKIVVEQFLKGFEASVFLLLDGQNYKFFNVSKDHKKLLENDQGPNTGGMGAITPHPDLDEKLTKVIFQKIINPTIKGLEEEGLLYKGFLYIGLIIENGDPHVLEYNVRLGDPEAQSMLYLLKSDFIDVINDIKKERVNTTNIEFYDGLSFCLVLSSKGYPFSYTKGERITIKPGITSKIFYSGVKKDGENLLTDGGRVLSIVNKADTLEEVRNIVYDEAEKIHFESKYYRKDI
- a CDS encoding sensor domain-containing diguanylate cyclase, coding for MNVKIKSLILLVITIFSFYFLRADFENIALIDALMVIAFTAISDNIRVYWNYSNRLVSNTVGFVYAFLLGPQYILISSLIILFSKTKHPEISRKLYRALVFSTSYSLSALISYRFSPIFSIFLFLTISKIINTIIVEGRKNFNFSVFIYEYLYFLSLLPFSYLYLQFEFSPFKYLIISVNLLILLLFYLIIKTRSDKNDEILRTQRIRKLNDVIVNLSNVIRQLSLKVSSEKILDQIAEIMQKNMGYAYVLISLFNYQSNKVERITHRGLKEEMYEKIRSQEVPISEVLKFMDERYSYKDTYFIPHANKISETYTYQPRDELSIDYLEDNQNLWDPNDLFLLALRDERNNIIGYISLDSPENNLRPSKEELNILSVFAQLVSLALEHSQKFMEIRDQAERDSLTGLFNHSKLFYDLENFEKNKEKICAVFIDLDDFKDINDKYGHKFGDEVLKEFSQLILNTVRNKDRVYRYGGDEFVILFTDISKDVGKNIIERLYEAIRNFQPKISFSAGLSTCNEVINSYKEIVEIADRKMYLSKNQGKGNLMV